TAAAGTATTAAAGCATCTCAAATGGCAGTTGTAGCACGTAGAAGCTCAAACGATAAATTGGCAGGTAAACAAGTAGGTAAAACCTGAAGCAGGTTGGTGCAAAAGTTAAAATCAAACCATTGATGAAAAATGAAATCTCTCAAAACACGATACTGCCGTATCAATTCTCCCGGTACCACAACTTCATATCGAGCCTTAAATTGTGGCGATTCAGATCCACTTAACTAATAATATACTCTTGATTGCATCAATTGGTGCGGACAGGGAGACTCGAACTCCCACACCTCTCGGCGCCAGATCCTAAGTCTGGTGCGTCTGCCAATTCCGCCATGTCCGCTCAAAGCGTTAACATTAATATATTAGCTTAACAGATTCAACATAAAACTGGCTCCTAGCAAAAAAGCCATCCTAGAAGGATGGCTCTATTACAGATTTCGACAAAAACAAACTAAAACATGCGAGACGTAAACAACCTGCAATAAGATTCTATTCTTCCACCTTGTCGAGCTTATACTCTATTCCATCGATGAGCGCCTGATATGATGCATCGATAATGTTGTCGGAAACGCCAACCGTACCCCAACGGCTTTCTTTGTCCCCAGATTCTATGAGAACACGAATCACTGAAGCTGTCCCCTGGCCTCCAGGTAAAACTCGAACCTTATAGTCAAGAAGGCGCATTTCCTTAAGCCTTGGGTAGAACTTTTCAAGTGCCTTTCTCAGAGCGTTGTCTAGTGCATTGACAGGACCATTCCCCTCAGCCGCAGTATGTTCAATTTTGCCGCCCACCTTGACCATAACCGTAGCTTCGGAGATTACTTTTTGATCTTCATGACGCTTTTCGTCAATTACCCTGAAACCGATAATGGAGAAAAACTTTTTATGGGTTCCCAGCGCTCGCTTCATCAAAAGCTCAAAAGAGGCCTCTGCGCCCTCAAATTGAAACCCACGGTGCTCCATCTCCTTGATGTTATCGAGGATTTCAAGGGTTACCGGATCTTTGCTATCAAGGTTAATATTAAACTCTTCCGCCTTGGCCAAGATATTTGACCTGCCGGAAAGGTCGGAAATCAACACTCTGGTGCAGTTTCCTACCAGTTCAGGCCGGATATGCTCATAGGTTTCCGGATGCCGTTGAATAGCGCTGACATGCACTCCGCCCTTATGGGCAAAGGCAGCATTGCCCACATATGCCTGATGCTTCGGTGGAGAGAAATTAGCCAGTTCGTAGACGAATCTAGAGAGGTCTCGCATCTTTCTCAACTGCTCTTCGTTGATGCAATCCCGTTTCATTTTTAATTTAAGTGCCGGAATTATCGAACAGAGATTGGCATTACCACAACGCTCTCCAAAACCGTTAATGGTTCCCTGAATCTGAACGATCCCCTCATTGACAGCAACTAGTGAATTTGCGACAGCGCATTCCCCGTCGTTATGGGTATGAATCCCCAATGGGGTCTTGATCTGCTTCTTAACGGCTTTGATTATTTCTGCCACCTCGAAGGGCATAGTACCGCCATTTGTATCACACAAGACAATGCAATCGACCTTGGCGTCTTCTGCAGCCTGGAGAGTCTTAATGGCATATTCCGGGTTTGCCTTGTAACCATCAAAGAAATGTTCTGCGTCATAAAATACTTCGGGAGCATTCTTTTTCAGGTGAATGAGAGAATCGTTAATCAGCTCAAGGTTTTCCTCCAAAGATATCCGAAGAGCTTCACGAACATGAAAATCCCACGTCTTGCCAAAAATTGTGATTACATCAGGTTCGGCCTTGATCAGCGTAATGATGTTATTGTCCTTGTCAGGAGTAACTTTGGCGCGACGAGTAGAGCCAAAAGCAGCAATCTTGGCTTGAGAAAGCTTTTCCTTTTTTATCTCTTTGAAGAAGGCCACATCTTTTGGGTTGCTACCCGGCCATCCCCCTTCAATGTAGTGAATGCCGGATTCGTCCAACCTATGGGCAATCCTGATTTTATCCTCAAGAAGAAAGGAAATGTCCTCGGACTGAGTACCGTCCCGCAACGTAGTATCGTATAACTTAACCATGCCCATTAGTTACACCCCTTATCAACAAATCTTCCAGGTCCGGTCTTTCACAAGATCATAATTGTCAGAGGGCTGCACAGACGCAAGCCGCACAAAAAAAACCTGAAGAATCAATAAATTATCGGAAATAATGAAAGTTAGTTTCCTGACATGCCGAATGCGTCGTGCAAAATCCGCACGGCAAGCTCTGTATACTTTGCATCGATCACAACCGAAACCTTGATTTCAGAGGTGGAGATCATCTGGATATTGATCCCTTCCTTCGCAAGCGACTGGAACATCTTGGTCGCTACTCCTGCATGACTACGCATCCCTACACCAACGATGGAAATCTTGGAGATATTCTCGTCAGTGACAACATCCTTTGCCTCAACTTCTTTGGCAGTGTCTCTGGTTATGGCAAGGGCTTTTTTGAAGTCAGCCTTGGTAACGGTGAAAGTAAAGTCCGTGTTGCCGGCCTCGCTGACGTTCTGGACTATCATATCCACTGAAATATTGGCATCCGAAAGAGGGGAAAGTATTTTTGCTGCAATCCCTGGTTTATCCGGGACATGCATAACGGCTATTTTTGCTTCATTCTTGTCATAGGCAATGCCTGAAACGAGTACTGCTTCCATATCTTTATCCTCCTTGGTAACCATGGTTCCGGGATTATCATTAAAGCTCGAACGAACATGAATATCTACGTCGTATTTCTTGGCAAACTCAACTGAGCGAATCTGGAGAACCTTTGCCCCAAGACTAGCCAGTTCCAGCATCTCTTCGTAAGATATTTTCTCTACCTTACGGGCATCCTGGCAAATATTCGGGTCCGTAGTATAAACGCCGTCAACGTCAGTGTAGATCTCGCACACATCAGCTTTCAGAGCTGCAGCCATCGCAACTGCCGAGGTATCCGAACCACCGCGCCCCAGGGTTGTGATGTTTCCTTCGCGGTCAATCCCCTGGAAACCGGCGACAACAACAATCACGCCATCCTTGAGATCTGCTCTCACCTTTTCATCAGGAATCTCTTCTACCCGGGCCTTACTGAAAACACTATCAGTAATTATCGGCACTTGCCAACCATGATATGATTTTGCCTTGTATCCCAATGACTTGAGACACATTGCCAATAAGGCGAT
This window of the Geoanaerobacter pelophilus genome carries:
- the cimA gene encoding citramalate synthase produces the protein MGMVKLYDTTLRDGTQSEDISFLLEDKIRIAHRLDESGIHYIEGGWPGSNPKDVAFFKEIKKEKLSQAKIAAFGSTRRAKVTPDKDNNIITLIKAEPDVITIFGKTWDFHVREALRISLEENLELINDSLIHLKKNAPEVFYDAEHFFDGYKANPEYAIKTLQAAEDAKVDCIVLCDTNGGTMPFEVAEIIKAVKKQIKTPLGIHTHNDGECAVANSLVAVNEGIVQIQGTINGFGERCGNANLCSIIPALKLKMKRDCINEEQLRKMRDLSRFVYELANFSPPKHQAYVGNAAFAHKGGVHVSAIQRHPETYEHIRPELVGNCTRVLISDLSGRSNILAKAEEFNINLDSKDPVTLEILDNIKEMEHRGFQFEGAEASFELLMKRALGTHKKFFSIIGFRVIDEKRHEDQKVISEATVMVKVGGKIEHTAAEGNGPVNALDNALRKALEKFYPRLKEMRLLDYKVRVLPGGQGTASVIRVLIESGDKESRWGTVGVSDNIIDASYQALIDGIEYKLDKVEE
- a CDS encoding aspartate kinase; translation: MALVVQKYGGTSMGSIDRIKNVAKRVAKTYDAGNDMIVVVSAMSGETNKLVALANETCEFPDNREYDVLVAAGEQVSIALLAMCLKSLGYKAKSYHGWQVPIITDSVFSKARVEEIPDEKVRADLKDGVIVVVAGFQGIDREGNITTLGRGGSDTSAVAMAAALKADVCEIYTDVDGVYTTDPNICQDARKVEKISYEEMLELASLGAKVLQIRSVEFAKKYDVDIHVRSSFNDNPGTMVTKEDKDMEAVLVSGIAYDKNEAKIAVMHVPDKPGIAAKILSPLSDANISVDMIVQNVSEAGNTDFTFTVTKADFKKALAITRDTAKEVEAKDVVTDENISKISIVGVGMRSHAGVATKMFQSLAKEGINIQMISTSEIKVSVVIDAKYTELAVRILHDAFGMSGN